From Candidatus Spechtbacteria bacterium, the proteins below share one genomic window:
- a CDS encoding serine protein kinase PrkA, with translation MSQKLLVPDNKTLNFHAQEFLAGNRRFETAAQSVNRMIQEKGFIKLSRGGRTVYDFLFFRQGSRHIIGWYDEINECVHFIKDAAEGGSAKEMALVLIGEPGNGKTAFVDYICSYYRQFLSVLGNRKYTFKFVGLDDALGYDPRAADLHSLNFEDPMILAMNLLGNKDESAEFIARMGFSDRAIDSLYTYRRPLGASTEYLWSALLEHYDGNVEQALRHICVVPVPMSESQGTVTGKYSAKDKITSSSVDLLGEESLQHLLLLKLGDPNKFDLQRGALARVAGSGIHFSDELFRNKKDLVQIYLQVIQSRNIEVDGFIWPIDALIIATSNNEAYNRFVSEKDESPIKDRCRIVYVSHNTDYKLQQELTGYSLGGGVRTTILGEPMHQDPNLIYAASVGVVLTRLLHSTKLTPIETMKLEAGEIAGDKSVGALAEVREVANASPDVTKRWGQKGLGHRDLGRSLQILGAMTTTDEGQCMFAKDVFTALKRIILDYVSEATDREKYMKDLDTARRLYREQVKTAIFNAYRDDPDAVRKDVLAYVNMVIGMDSASLGPEKMWRYRDPQTGEVKSIKIDQTFVDSVEARLGLTTKERKESYQNTIRKIYGQKIGVDPNYDFMDSQDLVKAVTDVRLLSDVAGAGSLVGALANPTNEENAKIRNRMIGTMLDKLNYCSTCAQKTIEYFCTKEDEA, from the coding sequence ATGTCGCAGAAACTTCTAGTGCCAGATAATAAGACTTTAAACTTCCATGCTCAAGAATTTTTGGCTGGAAATAGAAGGTTTGAAACAGCAGCTCAAAGTGTTAATAGGATGATCCAGGAAAAAGGATTTATTAAGCTTTCTCGTGGTGGAAGAACAGTATATGATTTTTTGTTTTTTCGGCAAGGGTCGAGGCACATTATTGGCTGGTACGACGAAATTAATGAGTGCGTTCATTTCATTAAAGATGCTGCCGAAGGCGGATCGGCCAAAGAGATGGCATTGGTTCTAATTGGTGAGCCTGGAAACGGTAAAACCGCTTTCGTGGATTATATATGTTCTTACTATCGTCAGTTTCTGTCAGTACTTGGAAACCGCAAATATACTTTTAAGTTCGTAGGCCTGGATGATGCTCTTGGTTATGATCCAAGAGCTGCAGATCTGCACTCTTTAAACTTTGAAGATCCTATGATCTTGGCAATGAACCTTTTGGGTAATAAGGATGAAAGCGCGGAATTTATTGCTCGCATGGGTTTTAGCGACAGGGCTATTGATAGTCTTTACACGTACAGACGGCCACTGGGCGCTTCAACAGAATATCTGTGGAGCGCGCTACTCGAGCATTATGACGGCAATGTGGAGCAAGCGCTCCGGCACATTTGCGTTGTTCCCGTGCCAATGAGCGAGAGCCAAGGTACTGTTACCGGGAAATATTCGGCCAAAGACAAAATTACTTCTTCGTCGGTTGACCTGTTGGGAGAGGAATCTCTTCAGCACCTTTTGCTTTTGAAATTGGGTGATCCAAATAAGTTTGACTTGCAACGAGGAGCTTTGGCTCGAGTTGCTGGCAGCGGTATTCATTTTTCCGATGAGCTTTTCAGGAATAAAAAAGACCTGGTTCAGATCTACTTGCAGGTTATCCAAAGCAGGAACATCGAAGTAGACGGTTTCATATGGCCTATCGATGCTTTGATTATTGCCACTAGCAACAACGAGGCATATAACAGGTTCGTATCAGAAAAAGATGAATCGCCAATCAAAGATCGTTGCCGAATTGTTTATGTATCGCACAACACCGACTACAAATTACAGCAGGAATTGACCGGGTATTCTCTAGGTGGTGGCGTTAGGACTACGATTCTAGGCGAGCCGATGCATCAGGATCCTAACCTTATTTATGCTGCTTCTGTTGGCGTTGTTCTAACACGGCTTCTGCACTCTACGAAGTTGACCCCTATTGAGACAATGAAGCTTGAAGCTGGCGAGATTGCCGGTGATAAAAGCGTAGGAGCATTGGCTGAGGTCAGAGAAGTTGCTAACGCGAGCCCCGATGTTACCAAGCGTTGGGGGCAGAAGGGTTTAGGACATCGTGACCTTGGCAGGTCGTTGCAGATTCTTGGCGCCATGACAACTACCGACGAAGGCCAGTGCATGTTTGCCAAGGATGTATTTACGGCCTTGAAACGCATTATTCTTGATTACGTTTCAGAAGCGACTGATCGTGAAAAGTATATGAAGGATCTTGATACTGCTCGGCGTTTATATCGTGAGCAGGTAAAAACCGCAATCTTTAATGCCTATCGCGACGACCCTGATGCAGTTCGCAAGGATGTTCTGGCATATGTGAATATGGTCATCGGTATGGACTCGGCGAGTCTTGGTCCGGAAAAAATGTGGCGATATCGCGACCCACAGACTGGCGAAGTTAAGTCAATTAAGATCGATCAGACGTTCGTTGATTCTGTTGAGGCGCGGCTTGGCCTTACAACTAAAGAGCGCAAAGAGTCGTATCAAAACACGATTCGCAAGATTTACGGCCAGAAAATTGGAGTCGATCCAAATTATGACTTCATGGACAGCCAGGATTTAGTTAAGGCCGTAACCGACGTGCGTTTGCTATCTGATGTTGCGGGAGCTGGTAGCTTGGTTGGCGCATTAGCTAATCCGACCAATGAAGAAAATGCTAAGATTCGCAATAGGATGATTGGAACCATGCTAGATAAGTTGAATTACTGTTCGACTTGCGCTCAGAAGACTATTGAATACTTCTGCACCAAGGAAGATGAGGCATAA
- the tsaD gene encoding tRNA (adenosine(37)-N6)-threonylcarbamoyltransferase complex transferase subunit TsaD codes for MKIILAIETSCDETGIAVVQGSGRTKPVIKVLADVIASQIAIHKKYGGVVPHLAAREHQRNLIPALHKALREAKLLNSKIKTQNAKLQFKIRNVRAAEAILAREPELAKKFLSTIVSEPIPQIDYIAVTKGPGLSPALWTGINFAKALALLWHKPLLGIDHMEGHLSANFINEISGISNFQFPISKTSFPILCLTVSGGHTQLVLARDWAQFELLGETVDDAAGEAFDKVARMLELSYPGGPEISKLAKNGNPKAFPFPRPMLSMKNYLFSFSGLKTAVLYTLKKIEKITPEIKQDIAASFQQAIVDVLVKKTISAAKEYNAKTIMLAGGVAANQELRNKLRQAIEQNLPNTIYKIPNTNLCTDNGAMIGAAAYIRLATQKLYAKAGLAQKDFDVRPIEAEPARLITDN; via the coding sequence ATGAAAATTATTCTGGCCATAGAAACATCCTGCGATGAAACTGGAATAGCCGTCGTTCAGGGCTCGGGTAGAACCAAGCCCGTTATTAAAGTCCTCGCGGATGTTATTGCTTCCCAAATTGCAATTCACAAAAAGTACGGCGGGGTCGTGCCGCATCTTGCCGCGCGCGAACACCAGCGCAATTTAATTCCCGCATTGCACAAAGCATTACGGGAAGCTAAATTGCTAAATTCAAAAATCAAAACGCAAAATGCAAAACTACAATTCAAAATTAGAAATGTACGGGCCGCGGAAGCAATTCTCGCTCGGGAACCAGAACTGGCAAAAAAATTTTTATCTACCATTGTCAGCGAGCCCATACCACAAATTGACTATATTGCCGTAACAAAGGGTCCGGGATTGTCGCCAGCACTTTGGACGGGCATAAATTTTGCAAAAGCGCTTGCGCTGCTTTGGCATAAGCCGCTTCTTGGAATTGACCACATGGAGGGACATCTCTCCGCTAATTTCATAAATGAAATTAGCGGAATTTCCAATTTCCAATTTCCAATTTCCAAAACCTCCTTCCCTATTCTTTGTTTAACTGTTTCCGGTGGACACACTCAACTAGTGCTCGCGCGCGACTGGGCTCAGTTTGAATTGCTCGGCGAAACTGTTGATGATGCCGCTGGTGAAGCTTTTGATAAAGTCGCGCGCATGCTGGAGCTTTCCTATCCTGGCGGACCGGAAATCAGCAAGCTCGCAAAAAATGGAAATCCTAAAGCATTTCCATTTCCCCGCCCGATGCTTAGCATGAAAAATTACCTCTTTAGTTTTTCCGGACTTAAAACTGCTGTGCTTTACACTTTGAAAAAAATTGAAAAAATTACACCAGAAATAAAACAGGATATCGCGGCATCCTTCCAGCAAGCTATCGTTGACGTGCTTGTAAAGAAAACTATCAGCGCCGCCAAAGAATATAACGCAAAAACAATTATGCTAGCCGGAGGCGTTGCCGCGAATCAAGAACTCAGAAATAAACTACGCCAAGCAATAGAACAAAATCTCCCGAATACGATATATAAAATACCAAATACTAATCTATGCACCGACAACGGCGCAATGATCGGCGCTGCGGCATACATTCGCCTCGCCACGCAGAAGCTTTATGCGAAGGCAGGCCTTGCGCAAAAAGATTTTGACGTCCGCCCTATTGAAGCCGAGCCGGCTCGGCTAATTACGGATAATTAA
- a CDS encoding DUF444 family protein, with the protein MALRVISIAQSPDPLAYEREDHRARALVGIFANASRLMEINEVGLTRILTGGIISLKVPALPESRLLFVDHAGDEWSYEAEEYSDLVMESQEQVQGSGEFAGGNDERGEMPQSPSSNKKKPSRFGEQSSGVGQSKTARRGEELGRVPITEAGQESEKMDFPHWPDDEMDPEFTDGAQGAGVNPEGVAFEENVRIEQLLDAIAEQFHLPLLRTTNLGALRVRTKGRPYGVRMRGPQAQLHKRKTSEKRMERIGDGDDDFSEEDLRYIRHESREEYKSNAVVIFVRDASHSTRKEEILNLIRVFCMHLLRAIRMEHDRVDLVFITFDREAKRHAGEKAEWEFFHRFANGGTIISSGLNMALNILEKEYSGIEWNKFVFILSDGEKQEEEDKNPAILSEAIARLALVTDIMGYFEVGHIGPNYSDYDPFMGRAASSLVCVDGDGTIRDPKTKSPTGSFTAIKEFLDVASRGQGNIVAARFGDHEGAGKAFTLLIEFCEKRRSGNEQ; encoded by the coding sequence ATGGCTTTGCGCGTTATATCAATTGCGCAATCTCCAGACCCGTTAGCATATGAAAGAGAAGATCATCGAGCGCGTGCGTTGGTCGGTATATTCGCTAACGCATCAAGGCTTATGGAAATAAATGAAGTGGGGCTGACCAGGATTTTGACTGGCGGGATTATATCCCTCAAGGTTCCTGCGCTTCCTGAATCGCGCTTGTTGTTCGTGGATCATGCGGGCGACGAGTGGAGTTATGAAGCAGAAGAGTATAGTGATTTGGTTATGGAGTCTCAAGAGCAGGTACAAGGTAGCGGCGAATTTGCTGGCGGAAACGATGAACGAGGCGAGATGCCACAAAGTCCGAGCAGCAATAAAAAGAAGCCTTCACGTTTTGGCGAGCAGAGCTCTGGGGTGGGCCAGAGTAAGACGGCTCGTAGAGGAGAAGAACTCGGACGCGTGCCTATTACAGAAGCCGGTCAAGAATCAGAGAAAATGGATTTTCCGCACTGGCCCGATGATGAAATGGATCCAGAATTCACTGACGGGGCGCAGGGGGCGGGTGTAAATCCTGAAGGCGTTGCTTTTGAGGAAAATGTGCGGATTGAGCAACTGCTTGATGCGATAGCTGAGCAATTCCATCTTCCTCTTTTGCGCACAACAAATTTAGGCGCCTTGCGAGTTCGTACGAAAGGTCGTCCCTATGGCGTGAGAATGCGCGGTCCGCAAGCACAGCTGCACAAACGCAAGACATCTGAAAAAAGAATGGAGCGCATTGGCGATGGGGACGATGATTTTAGCGAAGAAGACCTGCGCTATATTCGTCATGAATCCAGAGAGGAATATAAAAGCAATGCCGTGGTGATTTTTGTGAGAGACGCTTCACATAGCACGAGAAAAGAAGAAATCTTAAATCTTATTCGCGTATTCTGCATGCATCTTCTTCGCGCAATTCGCATGGAACACGATCGCGTCGATTTGGTTTTTATTACGTTTGATAGAGAAGCCAAGCGCCATGCGGGCGAAAAAGCGGAATGGGAATTTTTCCATCGCTTTGCGAACGGCGGGACAATTATTTCCAGTGGCCTTAACATGGCATTAAATATTCTGGAAAAGGAATATTCCGGCATTGAATGGAATAAATTCGTGTTTATTTTAAGCGATGGCGAAAAACAAGAAGAGGAAGATAAGAATCCAGCCATTCTAAGCGAAGCAATTGCAAGACTGGCGTTAGTTACCGATATTATGGGATATTTTGAAGTGGGGCATATCGGCCCTAATTATTCGGACTACGATCCGTTTATGGGGCGAGCTGCCAGTTCGCTTGTATGCGTGGATGGTGATGGGACGATACGTGATCCAAAGACCAAATCGCCGACCGGTTCTTTCACCGCTATCAAAGAATTTCTAGATGTGGCTTCTCGGGGTCAAGGCAATATTGTCGCAGCGCGCTTTGGAGATCATGAGGGCGCGGGCAAAGCATTTACGCTATTGATTGAGTTTTGCGAAAAGAGGAGAAGTGGTAATGAGCAATAA
- a CDS encoding SpoVR family protein — MSNNILVDYYEQFKQAAIGMNLSVPANDPTIYIVNKRQQEAVAAMNGGPRKYSHWSFGKNADFFHHGKRIYFCDLMAMGIEPRAFMPYDFSLGGQLFFLAYFLALNDFVSHNRAWFNVPDDVWDRSRTNSERISQYRNDDAIGYEKVEHVLTAAHAMRYQCSHSALWGDKTCDLLEETIFASTVLENWQKDILRIVHDEWKWLLPRIETKLMMAGYASFFATRIVEAAGVSDDLFAQCRQAHEETVAFPKPGSLNLQQIGSVLFEAIDSNYGREALFHARDTMHDVTFVARFLDQKIAQENSLFSWSPAPGDEHEEIYLVAERIRITDISDERGWKKVSDRFIECLGYAPNLPVRIVKTPDTEGRLVLLHTYQGKVFEPKMLRGALELMYSLWKIPIEVIIATKKGVIRHTYDRKNGFRIRDF; from the coding sequence ATGAGCAATAACATACTCGTAGATTATTACGAGCAGTTTAAGCAAGCTGCCATAGGTATGAATTTGAGCGTGCCGGCAAACGATCCTACTATATATATAGTAAATAAACGCCAGCAAGAAGCCGTAGCAGCAATGAACGGCGGGCCGCGCAAATATAGCCATTGGTCGTTTGGCAAAAATGCAGATTTTTTCCATCACGGAAAGAGAATTTATTTTTGTGACTTGATGGCGATGGGCATAGAGCCTCGCGCGTTTATGCCGTATGATTTTTCTCTCGGGGGCCAGCTGTTTTTTTTGGCATACTTTCTTGCGCTGAACGATTTTGTAAGCCATAATCGTGCTTGGTTCAATGTGCCAGACGATGTATGGGATAGGTCGCGGACAAACTCAGAACGTATTAGCCAATATAGAAATGACGACGCTATAGGATATGAGAAAGTGGAGCATGTTTTGACAGCAGCGCATGCAATGCGCTATCAATGCTCGCATTCCGCGCTTTGGGGGGACAAGACGTGCGATTTGCTTGAAGAGACAATTTTTGCAAGTACGGTCCTGGAGAATTGGCAGAAAGATATTTTGCGCATTGTGCACGATGAATGGAAATGGTTATTGCCGCGAATAGAAACAAAGTTAATGATGGCAGGATACGCTTCTTTTTTTGCGACGCGCATCGTGGAGGCGGCGGGTGTATCAGACGATCTTTTCGCGCAATGCAGGCAGGCGCATGAAGAGACTGTCGCATTTCCCAAACCAGGAAGTTTGAATTTACAGCAAATAGGGTCCGTGCTTTTTGAGGCGATTGACAGCAATTACGGCAGGGAAGCATTATTTCATGCGCGCGATACTATGCACGATGTGACATTTGTTGCGCGGTTCCTCGATCAAAAAATTGCGCAAGAGAACAGTCTTTTTTCTTGGAGTCCCGCGCCGGGTGACGAACACGAAGAAATTTATTTAGTTGCAGAGCGGATTCGCATCACTGATATTTCCGATGAAAGAGGATGGAAAAAAGTCAGCGATAGATTCATTGAATGTTTAGGATACGCGCCCAATCTTCCAGTTCGTATTGTAAAAACACCTGATACTGAAGGACGGCTTGTGCTACTCCACACTTATCAGGGCAAGGTCTTTGAGCCAAAAATGCTCAGGGGCGCTCTGGAGCTAATGTACAGTCTTTGGAAAATTCCGATTGAAGTAATCATTGCCACGAAGAAAGGGGTGATTCGACATACATATGACAGAAAAAATGGATTTAGAATAAGAGATTTTTAA
- a CDS encoding AAA family ATPase produces MRLRSGPRILAPEELYGRCDPAKFADNSSAKGPPVGFIGQENACASLEFGLTELTDGYNIMVINPNSGSRRSVLREVVREILNTHSLPYELHDYCYVHNFATPERPSLVILPAGRGKTFHRDVLGLFQMLSRQIPEVMSSFVTIQSTQAIQDECEGQITNRIAAFSMIAEQSGLTVYQRTNPQDGHGIIELVGIEPAINPETFEPVMTQDGRPQFVRVKLLDWVWNRNLSDDQRSWRHQTATLWGARFQELSRLISSLKQQTRKKIDRHHKQLINNIAENSTESSSLRSLRENYPEAREYLTALRRYIFAHINEFMSQGKDDGEEDSSSQVIPIPFVVNVYVENDPAQTQTPIIKPSDFTPAKFIGTFNTGRMPNGMPHMDHTKMTAGDVARANGCVLIIDDALLKSSRGAVLWRWLIKTLHNKTIEPEDDTAGANELLGISSSTNFRPQLIPLQIKVVFLVDRRIYYDVLVKNVADQLDDCFRVQAELSDTAPRTDDNEMKYKAFIDDCQKAAGLLPFDATAIAQIVQYSSRMSGDKEDLALDMREVKAICLEANRVALDAKASIVTREHVQQGAQRKRKRTSLVRNKMFQLIERDMIIIHTEGKEVGRGNGLAVFNTINDQFGLPMTVTSRKFYGSGFSVLFLDSQAKATGKSFEKAAGTIETLLKARYGEYRNFPIAVSISFEQNYGGIDGDSASVIEWLVAVSAIGNIPLRQDIAITGSLGQHGQVQPIGGVNEKIEGFFDVCSSRGLNGQVVLIPEHNVRNLALRHDVVEACALGKFHVMAYSTPEQVMEFASGISMEEVDKMSNDAIEQAIARAKEQKEKAGTTAKDEKTEQ; encoded by the coding sequence GTGCGTCTACGTAGTGGACCTAGGATTCTAGCTCCAGAGGAACTTTACGGCCGATGCGATCCTGCAAAATTTGCAGATAACTCTAGCGCCAAAGGTCCTCCTGTCGGATTCATTGGTCAAGAAAACGCATGTGCGTCGTTAGAGTTCGGACTCACAGAGCTTACGGATGGCTACAATATCATGGTTATTAATCCCAACAGCGGAAGTCGGCGTTCGGTGTTGCGCGAAGTTGTGCGAGAAATTTTGAACACCCACTCCTTGCCTTATGAACTGCATGATTATTGCTACGTGCACAATTTTGCAACTCCGGAGCGCCCATCTCTAGTCATACTGCCCGCGGGGCGAGGCAAGACCTTCCACAGAGACGTATTGGGATTATTCCAAATGCTTTCGCGGCAAATCCCCGAAGTTATGTCTAGCTTTGTCACAATTCAAAGCACGCAGGCGATACAAGACGAATGCGAGGGGCAAATCACTAATCGAATAGCAGCGTTCAGTATGATAGCCGAACAATCCGGACTGACAGTATATCAACGCACCAATCCTCAAGATGGTCATGGAATAATTGAGCTAGTAGGCATTGAACCTGCAATAAATCCGGAAACCTTTGAGCCTGTTATGACTCAAGATGGGAGACCACAGTTTGTTCGCGTCAAACTGCTTGATTGGGTGTGGAATAGAAATCTTAGTGACGACCAACGCTCTTGGCGCCACCAAACGGCCACTCTTTGGGGTGCGCGATTTCAGGAATTGTCACGTCTAATTTCTTCTCTAAAACAACAGACGAGAAAAAAGATTGATCGCCATCACAAACAACTGATTAACAATATAGCGGAAAACTCGACAGAATCATCGTCCTTGCGATCGCTGCGCGAAAATTATCCGGAAGCAAGGGAATATCTTACAGCATTGCGACGATATATTTTTGCTCATATCAATGAGTTTATGAGCCAGGGAAAAGATGATGGGGAGGAAGATTCTTCTAGCCAAGTGATTCCGATTCCTTTCGTCGTAAATGTCTATGTGGAAAATGATCCTGCGCAAACGCAGACGCCTATAATTAAGCCAAGCGATTTTACCCCGGCAAAATTTATTGGCACATTCAACACAGGACGTATGCCGAATGGCATGCCTCACATGGACCATACTAAAATGACTGCCGGCGATGTGGCGCGAGCAAATGGCTGCGTACTCATTATAGATGATGCGCTGCTTAAAAGCTCAAGGGGCGCTGTGCTGTGGCGGTGGTTAATTAAAACGCTGCATAATAAAACAATTGAACCTGAAGATGATACGGCTGGCGCCAATGAACTGCTGGGAATATCCAGCAGCACTAACTTCCGCCCACAGCTAATCCCGCTACAAATAAAAGTTGTCTTTCTTGTTGATCGCCGCATATACTACGATGTGCTCGTAAAAAATGTGGCCGATCAATTAGATGACTGCTTCCGTGTGCAGGCAGAACTATCTGACACAGCGCCTCGAACAGACGATAATGAAATGAAGTACAAGGCGTTTATCGATGACTGCCAGAAAGCCGCGGGGCTGTTGCCGTTTGACGCAACGGCCATAGCGCAAATTGTCCAGTACAGCTCGCGAATGTCTGGCGATAAGGAAGATCTTGCGCTTGATATGCGCGAAGTGAAAGCAATCTGTCTTGAAGCAAATCGCGTGGCACTTGATGCCAAGGCAAGCATTGTTACCAGGGAGCATGTCCAGCAAGGCGCTCAGAGAAAGCGTAAAAGGACATCACTTGTACGAAATAAGATGTTTCAGCTTATCGAGCGAGATATGATAATCATTCACACCGAAGGCAAAGAAGTTGGACGAGGCAATGGCCTTGCTGTGTTCAACACCATTAATGATCAGTTTGGATTGCCTATGACCGTAACATCACGTAAATTCTATGGTTCCGGCTTTAGTGTGCTGTTCCTAGATAGCCAAGCAAAAGCTACGGGCAAATCTTTCGAAAAGGCTGCCGGCACAATCGAAACCCTGCTTAAGGCCCGCTACGGAGAGTATCGAAACTTTCCTATCGCCGTAAGTATCTCATTTGAGCAGAACTATGGCGGTATTGATGGCGACAGCGCTTCGGTTATCGAGTGGCTGGTTGCGGTTTCCGCTATCGGCAACATTCCCCTACGACAGGATATTGCCATCACCGGCTCTCTGGGCCAACACGGCCAAGTACAGCCCATTGGTGGTGTCAATGAAAAAATTGAAGGATTCTTCGATGTCTGCTCAAGCAGAGGACTAAATGGCCAGGTGGTGCTAATTCCAGAACACAATGTTCGGAACCTAGCTCTTCGTCATGATGTAGTTGAGGCATGCGCGCTGGGTAAATTCCACGTGATGGCCTACAGCACTCCGGAACAGGTGATGGAGTTTGCCAGTGGCATCTCGATGGAAGAAGTCGATAAGATGAGCAACGACGCGATTGAGCAAGCAATCGCCCGCGCCAAAGAACAGAAAGAGAAAGCGGGCACTACTGCTAAGGATGAAAAAACAGAACAATAG
- a CDS encoding AAA family ATPase: MTLKKLSADDLIAKCNPKKFANKKYTSDPLIGFIGQEKAYRALIDGLTQPANGYNIIAIDPGIGLQSVIKEVIAQIINDYSVTISQKDYCYVHNFDDPLAPTLLTFRAGTGQQFRADILKLYETLQIKIQEALAAGDYHMQLQLMAEDAEARVQKIWAILNREMDGDRLIMHDVGDGLHLFNFARRKNSDEMQLMPAELWINDVTNSISDEELQKRRGARAKWQSSIFRAAKEAQEISLALKNDAAEMTKIIAVNTINKCVDPLIVSYPQATMFIEKLGQFALSKLPFFSGQASANDQGDHEHDGKEEGDDEEDEAKIAFYVNVYVENNPDSKMPLIVEASHMTYADIFGELDRDSRLGTYYTDHSKLSAGAIAVANGGVLFIDGNQFFTSQNGQQMWDALRHTLKTRMIELKELADEDGIPLPHKLRPQPIPFEGKVVLLISPAIYELLLHIFPSDVHSLFCISAWFSSTAPRTKMNEYKYAQFVTCCQQSEGLLAFTPSAIARIIEYGSRLAEDKEKLFLNMSPVKALVIEASTVAQDTNAREVTASHVERAISIQRERVSLIQDRGLENIVQGQIIIRVKGNEIGRGNALAVFEEAGEEFGLPVTITALRHPSEAFAISILDADAGQTGKVFKKSGGIITSIIKNYYGASSEILFDITISFEQTYDEIDGDSASTILICTALSAIGNIPLRQDVAITGSANQLSETQAIGVVNQKIEGFFDTCVALGALAGQTVLIPEHNVRDLMVRKDVVLACEKGAFNVYSYSTWREAMEFITGLSMAEVDQRVRAEISKAKRREQRSEAKKKKKKTARKITTDK, translated from the coding sequence ATGACGCTAAAGAAACTTTCAGCCGATGACCTAATCGCCAAATGTAATCCTAAAAAATTTGCAAACAAAAAATATACGTCTGACCCGCTGATAGGATTTATCGGTCAAGAAAAAGCGTATCGAGCTTTAATTGATGGGCTAACTCAACCCGCCAACGGCTATAACATCATTGCCATAGATCCGGGCATAGGGCTACAGTCGGTAATCAAAGAGGTAATTGCGCAAATAATCAACGATTATTCCGTCACAATATCGCAAAAAGATTATTGTTACGTGCACAATTTTGACGATCCTCTAGCGCCAACATTGCTCACCTTTCGCGCCGGTACAGGCCAGCAATTCCGTGCTGATATTTTGAAACTTTACGAAACATTGCAGATCAAAATTCAGGAAGCCCTGGCGGCTGGCGACTATCACATGCAACTGCAGCTAATGGCGGAGGATGCAGAAGCGCGCGTTCAAAAAATTTGGGCAATTCTCAATAGAGAAATGGACGGCGATCGCCTTATTATGCATGACGTTGGCGACGGCCTTCATCTGTTTAATTTTGCAAGGCGCAAAAATTCTGATGAAATGCAGCTGATGCCGGCGGAACTTTGGATAAATGATGTCACTAATAGCATTAGCGATGAAGAACTTCAAAAACGCCGCGGCGCGCGCGCAAAATGGCAATCATCTATTTTCCGGGCAGCCAAAGAGGCGCAAGAGATTTCTCTTGCTCTGAAAAATGACGCTGCGGAAATGACAAAAATTATTGCCGTAAACACAATCAACAAATGCGTTGATCCTCTAATCGTTTCGTATCCGCAAGCCACGATGTTTATAGAAAAACTCGGGCAATTTGCTCTTAGTAAACTGCCTTTCTTTAGCGGACAGGCGTCTGCAAACGATCAAGGCGATCACGAGCATGATGGCAAAGAAGAGGGTGATGATGAGGAAGATGAAGCGAAAATTGCATTTTACGTAAACGTTTACGTCGAGAACAATCCGGACAGCAAAATGCCACTTATTGTCGAAGCGTCGCACATGACTTACGCCGATATATTCGGCGAACTTGACCGTGATAGCCGCCTTGGCACGTATTACACTGACCACTCCAAGCTTTCTGCCGGAGCGATTGCCGTAGCAAACGGCGGCGTGCTGTTTATTGACGGCAACCAATTTTTCACAAGCCAAAACGGACAGCAAATGTGGGATGCTCTGCGCCATACGCTAAAAACGCGCATGATTGAGCTCAAAGAACTGGCGGATGAAGATGGTATTCCTCTTCCGCACAAGCTTCGCCCTCAGCCAATTCCCTTTGAAGGAAAAGTTGTCCTACTGATAAGCCCCGCGATATACGAACTATTGCTTCATATATTTCCGTCTGATGTGCATTCTCTATTTTGTATATCTGCTTGGTTTTCTTCGACCGCTCCGAGAACAAAGATGAATGAATATAAATACGCGCAATTTGTTACATGTTGCCAGCAATCGGAAGGGCTTCTCGCGTTTACGCCGAGTGCTATTGCAAGGATTATTGAATACGGATCACGCCTTGCGGAAGATAAAGAAAAACTTTTTTTAAACATGAGCCCTGTTAAGGCGCTTGTTATTGAAGCTAGTACTGTGGCTCAAGATACCAACGCGCGAGAAGTAACTGCGAGCCATGTGGAACGCGCGATTTCCATTCAGCGCGAACGAGTATCTCTTATTCAAGATCGTGGACTTGAAAATATTGTTCAAGGCCAAATTATTATTCGCGTGAAGGGCAATGAAATAGGCAGAGGAAATGCTCTGGCGGTATTTGAAGAAGCTGGCGAAGAATTTGGTTTGCCAGTAACAATCACTGCTCTGCGCCACCCCAGCGAAGCATTCGCAATCTCAATTTTAGACGCTGATGCTGGCCAGACGGGTAAGGTGTTTAAGAAATCGGGCGGTATTATCACAAGCATCATTAAAAACTATTACGGCGCTAGCAGTGAAATTCTTTTTGATATCACAATATCATTTGAACAAACCTATGACGAAATTGACGGCGACAGCGCGTCTACCATTTTAATTTGCACTGCTCTTTCCGCCATTGGCAATATCCCGCTGCGGCAAGACGTTGCAATTACGGGCTCCGCAAACCAGTTAAGCGAAACCCAAGCAATTGGCGTAGTCAACCAAAAAATTGAAGGTTTTTTTGACACCTGCGTCGCGTTAGGCGCGCTAGCCGGCCAAACCGTTCTCATTCCCGAACATAATGTAAGAGATCTAATGGTCCGTAAAGATGTCGTTCTGGCGTGTGAAAAAGGCGCTTTCAACGTCTATTCTTACTCAACGTGGCGCGAGGCAATGGAATTCATAACGGGCCTTTCTATGGCGGAGGTTGACCAGCGCGTCAGGGCCGAAATCTCTAAGGCAAAACGCCGCGAACAACGCTCTGAAGCAAAGAAAAAGAAAAAGAAAACTGCCAGAAAAATAACTACTGATAAATAA